The following proteins come from a genomic window of Athalia rosae chromosome 1, iyAthRosa1.1, whole genome shotgun sequence:
- the LOC105692808 gene encoding uncharacterized protein LOC105692808 isoform X1, which yields MASVSVLGFVFNTLISVWPLRPLMYEFKALSLMFAINTLASTAVTTIMSTSSQDWLDALYMQNVLRNYENDDSIEVSEIIVKPATAKGDNYGSEIYRVAVQFSRIKNGTKIDEEKSFIAKVALRLHAEMMMEVFVAELSLLHKILPKMNKIVEEFYPNGTPMSPRCLHVQYETPCHAILEDLATLGFRMADRRSGLDLDHALLTMRNLGKFHASSIALMEKEPGVLANYRKGTFHKDQPVVSMMLSSSLKSLATEVAKWPELSPRIAEKIQNISEVIFQRACEACEYTEGDFIILNHGDFWVNNMMFHYDEREKPDDQILLDFQVSHLGSPAEDIIHFFNTSITEDVRIHHLDLLIREYHFSLVSTMNRFNCKTAPASLENLNSALKKREICGVAVSMAIYPIMIMEKGVEVDLSDVLQTKFDNPAHRGELFRKVMARLLPIYDSNGLLD from the exons ATGGCGTCAGTTAGCGTGCTGGGATTCGTGTTTAACACTCTCATTTCTGTTTGGCCCCTGAGGCCTCTAATGTACGAATTTAAAGCATTGTCCCTAATGTTTGCTATCAATACCTTGGCCTCAACAGCTGT TACAACAATCATGTCAACTAGCAGTCAAGACTGGCTCGACGCACTGTACATGCAAAACGTGTtacgaaattatgaaaatgacgATTCCATAGAAGTTTCTGAAATAATCGTGAAGCCCGCAACGGCCAAGGGGGACAACTATGGGAGTGAAATCTATCGGGTGGCTGTACAATTTTCACGTATAAAAAATGGCACGAAAATTGACGAGGAAAAATCCTTCATCGCCAAAGTCGCATTGCGCCTTCATGCTGAAATG ATGATGGAAGTATTTGTTGCCGAGTTATCGCTGCTGCACAAAATTCTgccaaaaatgaacaaaatcgTCGAGGAATTCTACCCTAACGGGACTCCGATGAGCCCACGGTGTTTGCATGTTCAGTACGAAACCCCGTGTCACGCGATATTGGAAGATCTGGCGACCCTTGGCTTCCGGATGGCTGATCGTCGATCGGGATTGGATCTCGACCACGCTTTATTGACGATGAGAAATCTGGGTAAATTTCATGCAAGTTCGATCGCGCTCATGGAAAAG GAACCGGGTGTACTGGCGAATTATCGAAAGGGTACTTTCCACAAGGATCAACCGGTTGTATCTATGATGTTATCCTCGAGTTTGAAATCCCTCGCCACTGAGGTGGCCAAATGGCCTGAATTATCACCACG AAtcgctgaaaaaattcaaaatatctcCGAAGTAATATTTCAAAGAGCATGTGAGGCTTGCGAATATACCGAAGGTGACTTCATCATCTTAAACCACGGAGATTTCTGGGTGAACAACATGATGTTCCATTACGATGAACGTGAAAAACCGGACGATCAAATTTTG CTGGATTTTCAAGTGTCTCATCTTGGCTCACCTGCGGAAGACATTATCCACTTTTTTAATACGAGTATAACTGAGGATGTTAGAATTCATCATCTCGATTTGCTGATACGAGAATACCATTTCTCACTTGTTAGTACAATGAATCGATTCAATTGCAAAACGGCACCGGCAAGCCTTGAAAATCTCAATAGCGCcctgaaaaaacgagaaatttgtGGAGTAGCGGTCAGCATGGCAATCTATCCAATCATGATAATGGAAAAAGGGGTGGAAGTTGATCTTTCCGATGTTCTACAGACCAAGTTCGACAATCCAGCTCACCGTGGTGAATTATTCAGAAAAGTTATGGCCAGACTTTTGCCGATATACGATAGCAATGGTCTCTTGGATTAA
- the LOC105692802 gene encoding hemocyte protein-glutamine gamma-glutamyltransferase-like — MSAPTSKPNVAPGPRRTTKGSEVKDKRFQRKLLAKLGADSKKRKDSDIVDEKLKKSNRKEASTDLAPVLIQSAELFTQENSKVHNTSDYHLVTGEFPTPVLRRGQPFYIALQLDRPYDLNKDVMRLFWEFGPRPSVPKKTKAVLKLTAETPTDEFADNESWQVRFHKQEESMPTLEVQIPATAPVGIWKLRISTNRKGRGDHKNEFEVQEEFYVLFNPWCKEDNVYMEDEKMREEYVLNDSGKVWCGTFRSPKGRRWVFGQFEEVSLPASIYLLEKSNVPYHDRGNPVKIVRAISAVVNSEDDDGLLVGRWDNDYSDGTAPNAWTGTVAIFEQYLSEGGEPVKYGQCWVFSAVTVTMCRALGIPARSVTNYVSAHDTNSTLTVDKFFDKFGEEIPLGPDGDCSDSCWNFHVWNDVWMMRPDLPLGYGGWQVIDATPQEQSDSIYCCGPASAEAVRRGEVGFRYDTPFVFAEVNADICHFKEDDESDWGFSRISINQNHVGRKILTKSHIKDDDEGDTDLVDITHEYKNLEGSSSERLAVFNAVKGVSRAQKLYDFPEAQVRDVDFDLIEIDTIPYGDDFKVAVKIHNKSKENRTITLILSACTVHYTGTTAHRLKKAQKTFSLQPGAKQTISLHLTVDEYLHYLVDQGFFKIYAIANVIETKQTWSGEDDFHLTKPNLTVKLRGDTVVGKACEMIFIFKNPLKVELTDCKFRVESPGLQRPKVLPFRNVAPGEEITVSEWFEPKRAGNRKIVGSFYSDQISDVAGSITATVTE, encoded by the exons ATGTCTGCGCCGACCAGCAAACCAAACGTTGCTCCGGGACCCCGACGCACTACCAAAGGATCCGAAGTAAAGGACAAGCGATTCCAACGTAAATTGCTAGCGAAATTAGGCGCCGATagcaaaaaacgaaaggactCTGATATTGTTGATGAAAAACTTAAGAAAA GTAACAGAAAAGAAGCATCGACCGATCTGGCGCCAGTGCTGATCCAAAGCGCTGAATTGTTCACccaagaaaattcaaaagttcATAACACCTCCGATTATCATCTGGTGACCGGGGAGTTCCCTACTCCCGTACTGCGACGAGGACAACCTTTTTACATTGCTCTACAATTGGACAGACCATACGATTTGAACAAGGATGTGATGCGTCTGTTCTGGGAATTCG ggCCAAGACCATCGGTGCCGAAGAAGACTAAAGCGGTATTGAAATTGACGGCTGAGACACCGACGGATGAATTTGCGGACAATGAAAGTTGGCAAGTACGATTCCACAAGCAGGAGGAATCTATGCCCACTTTAgag GTCCAAATCCCGGCGACAGCTCCTGTTGGAATATGGAAATTGCGAATTTCTACGAATCGAAAAGGCAGAGGGGATCATAAGAACGAATTTGAAGTTCAAGAAGAATTTTATGTCTTATTTAATCCTTGGTGTAAAG AGGACAACGTCTACAtggaagacgaaaaaatgcGTGAAGAGTACGTCTTGAATGACAGCGGGAAAGTTTGGTGCGGCACTTTCCGTTCCCCTAAAGGGCGCAGATGGGTCTTCGGACAGTTCGAAGAGGTCTCACTTCCGGCCTCCATTTACcttcttgaaaaatcaaacgttCCATATCACGATCGCGGAAATCCAGTGAAAATTGTCCGCGCTATATCAGCCGTT GTGAATTCggaggacgacgacggttTGTTAGTCGGCCGATGGGACAATGATTACAGTGACGGTACAGCACCAAACGCTTGGACGGGTACTGTTGCGATTTTCGAGCAATATTTGAGCGAAGGAGGTGAACCGGTCAAATATGGACAATGTTGGGTGTTTTCGGCCGTTACAGTCACCA tGTGTCGCGCTCTGGGGATTCCAGCACGATCGGTTACAAACTACGTCTCGGCGCACGATACAAATTCCACCCTGACGGTTGACAAGTTCTTCGACAAGTTCGGTGAAGAAATTCCTCTAGGTCCGGACGGGGACTGTAGCGACTCGTGTTGGAACTTCCACGTCTGGAATGACGTGTGGATGATGAGACCGGACCTTCCGTTGGGCTACGGAGGATGGCAAGTGATCGACGCAACTCCGCAAGAACAGAGCGACA GCATATATTGTTGCGGTCCCGCATCCGCGGAGGCGGTGAGACGCGGTGAGGTCGGTTTCCGGTACGACACTCCGTTTGTATTTGCGGAGGTCAACGCGGACATCTGTCATTTTAAAGAAGACGATGAGAGTGACTGGGGCTTTTCACGGATTTCTATCAATCAGAATCA CGTGGGACGTAAAATTTTGACCAAGAGCCACATCAAGGACGATGACGAGGGCGATACGGATCTCGTCGATATTACTCACGAATATAAAAACCTGGAAG GATCGTCTTCTGAACGTCTGGCAGTTTTTAACGCCGTAAAAGGCGTCTCTCGCGCCCAGAAATTATACGATTTTCCTGAAGCTCAAGTACGCGACGTTGACTTTGACCTTATCGAAATCGACACCATCCCTTACGGAGATGATTTTAAAGTTGCCGTCAAGATTCAT AACAAATCAAAGGAAAATCGTACGATTACGTTGATTCTTTCGGCATGTACCGTTCACTACACGGGAACAACGGCTCATCGTCTGAAAAAAGCGCAGAAAACGTTTTCCCTCCAGCCAGGAGCGA AGCAGACGATTTCGCTGCATTTGACCGTTGACGAATATCTTCATTACCTGGTGGATCaaggatttttcaaaatatacgcCATCGCCAACGTTATCGAGACCAAGCAGACATGGAGTGGGGAGGATGACTTTCATCTTACAAAACCGAATCTTACGGTCAAG CTGCGCGGTGATACCGTCGTTGGAAAAGCGTGCGAGATGATTTTCATCTTTAAAAATCCTCTCAAGGTTGAACTCACCGACTGCAAGTTCAGGGTGGAAAGTCCGGGACTTCAGCGTCCCAAGGTTCTTCCTTTCAG AAACGTTGCTCCCGGGGAAGAAATCACCGTGTCGGAATGGTTCGAGCCGAAGCGAGCCGGCAATCGGAAGATCGTCGGGTCTTTTTACTCGGACCAAATCAGCGATGTTGCTGGCTCGATTACTGCCACGGTTACTGAATAA
- the LOC105692803 gene encoding annulin isoform X1 has protein sequence MGNCCSVCSKFRAVFRPKQEEGSPLQPICTSAECLPKPPPTSAYTPGEDRDISVLSVITVDQCIAENSEAHRTSRFDLSNHKDENAKLVVRRGDPFYITLILSRAYNPETDGISLVFALDGVEKPLHGHGTLAATSVLPAGIEGEGSWRANIVSAMGNSIRMKIVSPADSKVGKWKMDIDTKWKNNGAVSFTLKSPIYVIFNPWCEYDTVFLGDEDARQEYVLADAGLMWRGSYNRQRPVIWKYSQFEKDILDCAVYLITDTAKVRISARQDPVTISRRLSGAVNSPDDNGAVMGNWSADFGGGTPPTKWMGSQQILQEYWRTKKPVKYGQCWVFAGVLTTVCRALGIPCRPVTNYSSAHDTQGSLTVDYFIDAEGKVMEEMNSDSIWNYHVWNEVWMTRPDLMPDCGGWQAIDATPQELSEDAYRCGPASVAAVKKGEVMRPYDNGFLFAEVNADKVFWRYNGPVQPLKLMRKDAYGIGRSISTKAVGRWEREDITHMYKYPEKSDEERAVMLKALQQSASLFSRYYLNEDFNDIKFDFELRDDIIIGEPFSVVLLMKNNSRTKEYHVSVIIRVEAVLYTGRVGDAVKRAEITRTVEPGTTEQVRLDVSWEEYGPRLLDQCAFNIACLATVKDSNFEYFAQDDFRVRKPDIIIQVKGESILGEELHATASFKNPLPIPLKKGRFLIEGPGLEGNMKLKLSDTVEVGGEAICSFSMVPKLEGRATIAAKFYSNELEDVDGFVNFMVKPRKSSTNGRSSSDIVNE, from the exons ATGGGTAACTGTTGCTCGGtgtgttcgaaatttcgcgCTGTATTCAGGCCGAAACAGGAGGAAGGATCTCCTCTGCAACCGATTTGCACCAGTGCGGAATGTTTACCGAAACCGCCTCCAACGTCGGCCTATACTCCAG gGGAGGACAGGGACATCTCGGTTTTGAGCGTCATTACAGTTGACCAATGTATAGCGGAAAACTCTGAGGCCCACAGAACTTCAAGGTTCGATTTATCGAACCATAAGGACGAAAATGCCAAACTGGTTGTACGGAGAGGAGATCCTTTTTATATAACGCTGATCCTTTCACGTGCTTACAACCCCGAGACGGATGGAATATCGTTAGTTTTCGCTCTCGACGGGGTAGAGAAACCGCTTCATGGACACGGTACTTTGGCCGCGACGTCGGTTCTTCCCGCAGGAATTGAGGGTGAAGGTTCGTGGCGTGCGAACATTGTTTCCGCCATGGGTAACTCCATCCGCATGAAA ATTGTTTCACCGGCCGATTCGAAGGTCGGTAAATGGAAAATGGACATTGACACTAAATGGAAAAACAACGGCGCCGTTAGCTTCACATTGAAGAGTCCGATTTACGTGATATTCAATCCATGGTGCGAAT ACGACACAGTTTTCCTGGGTGACGAGGACGCTCGACAAGAATACGTCTTGGCTGACGCTGGTCTGATGTGGCGGGGAAGTTACAATCGTCAGCGTCCCGTAATCTGGAAATATTCGCAATTCGAAAAGGACATTCTAGACTGCGCGGTCTACCTCATTACGGATACCGCGAAGGTCCGAATATCCGCTCGGCAAGACCCGGTGACAATATCGCGCAGACTTTCCGGGGCG gTGAACTCGCCTGACGACAATGGAGCGGTGATGGGCAACTGGTCTGCAGATTTCGGCGGCGGAACACCACCGACAAAGTGGATGGGCTCTCAACAGATCCTTCAAGAATATTGGCGGACCAAGAAACCGGTAAAATATGGTCAATGTTGGGTCTTTGCCGGCGTATTGACTACCGTTTGTCGCGCTCTTGGGATCCCATGTCGTCCTGTCACAAATTACTCGAGTGCTCACGACACCCAGGGCAGTCTGACGGTCGACTACTTCATCGATGCTGAGGGCAAGGTCATGGAGGAAATGAACAGCGACTCGATCTG GAACTACCACGTATGGAACGAAGTCTGGATGACGAGACCCGACCTAATGCCCGACTGTGGTGGTTGGCAAGCCATCGATGCGACCCCCCAGGAACTTAGCGAAGACGCCTATCGATGTGGTCCGGCGTCAGTTGCGGCTGTGAAGAAAGGTGAAGTGATGCGTCCCTATGACAACGGATTCCTCTTTGCAGAGGTCAATGCGGATAAGGTGTTCTGGCGATACAATGGACCAGTTCAACCTTTGAAACTTATGCGAAAAGATGCGTACGG CATCGGACGGTCCATCAGTACGAAGGCCGTTGGACGATGGGAACGAGAGGACATTACGCACATGTACAAGTATCCTGAAA AATCTGACGAAGAGAGAGCGGTTATGCTCAAGGCGTTACAGCAGAGCGCATCGTTGTTCAGTCGTTATTATTTGAACGAAGATTTCAACGATATCAAATTTGACTTCGAGCTCAGAGATGACATCATCATTGGAGAACCCTTCAG TGTCGTTCTACTGATGAAGAACAACAGTAGGACGAAGGAGTATCACGTGTCGGTGATAATCCGGGTGGAGGCGGTTCTGTATACTGGACGTGTTGGAGACGCGGTAAAACGTGCAGAAATCACACGTACCGTGGAACCTGGTACGACTGAACAAGTTCGCCTTGACGTTAGTTGGGAAGAATACGGTCCACGTTTGCTCGATCAATGTGCGTTCAACATCGCCTGTCTCGCCACAGTCAAGGACAGCAATTTTGAATACTTCGCGCAGGACGATTTCCGCGTCAGAAAACCTGACATCATAATCCAG GTGAAGGGAGAGTCGATACTTGGCGAGGAGTTGCATGCGACAGCCTCGTTCAAAAACCCCTTACCGATCCCGCTGAAGAAGGGAAGATTCCTTATCGAAGGACCCGGACTGGAAGGGAATATGAAGTTGAAGTTATCGGACACGGTTGAGGTCGGCGGAGAAGCGATTTGTTCGTTTTCAATGGTTCCAAAACTGGAAGGGCGCGCGACCATAGCTgccaaattttattcaaatgaattGGAGGACGTTGACGGTTTCGTAAACTTCATGGTGAAACCGCGAAAGTCATCTACAAATGGCAGATCGTCGAGTGACATTGTCAACGAATAA
- the LOC105692803 gene encoding annulin isoform X2, translated as MFYRFYDRYRVFNDRRRRPFPFRFYWEDRDISVLSVITVDQCIAENSEAHRTSRFDLSNHKDENAKLVVRRGDPFYITLILSRAYNPETDGISLVFALDGVEKPLHGHGTLAATSVLPAGIEGEGSWRANIVSAMGNSIRMKIVSPADSKVGKWKMDIDTKWKNNGAVSFTLKSPIYVIFNPWCEYDTVFLGDEDARQEYVLADAGLMWRGSYNRQRPVIWKYSQFEKDILDCAVYLITDTAKVRISARQDPVTISRRLSGAVNSPDDNGAVMGNWSADFGGGTPPTKWMGSQQILQEYWRTKKPVKYGQCWVFAGVLTTVCRALGIPCRPVTNYSSAHDTQGSLTVDYFIDAEGKVMEEMNSDSIWNYHVWNEVWMTRPDLMPDCGGWQAIDATPQELSEDAYRCGPASVAAVKKGEVMRPYDNGFLFAEVNADKVFWRYNGPVQPLKLMRKDAYGIGRSISTKAVGRWEREDITHMYKYPEKSDEERAVMLKALQQSASLFSRYYLNEDFNDIKFDFELRDDIIIGEPFSVVLLMKNNSRTKEYHVSVIIRVEAVLYTGRVGDAVKRAEITRTVEPGTTEQVRLDVSWEEYGPRLLDQCAFNIACLATVKDSNFEYFAQDDFRVRKPDIIIQVKGESILGEELHATASFKNPLPIPLKKGRFLIEGPGLEGNMKLKLSDTVEVGGEAICSFSMVPKLEGRATIAAKFYSNELEDVDGFVNFMVKPRKSSTNGRSSSDIVNE; from the exons ATGTTTTACAGATTTTACGACCGTTATCGCGTCTTCAACGACCGACGCCGACGAccttttcctttcagattttACT gGGAGGACAGGGACATCTCGGTTTTGAGCGTCATTACAGTTGACCAATGTATAGCGGAAAACTCTGAGGCCCACAGAACTTCAAGGTTCGATTTATCGAACCATAAGGACGAAAATGCCAAACTGGTTGTACGGAGAGGAGATCCTTTTTATATAACGCTGATCCTTTCACGTGCTTACAACCCCGAGACGGATGGAATATCGTTAGTTTTCGCTCTCGACGGGGTAGAGAAACCGCTTCATGGACACGGTACTTTGGCCGCGACGTCGGTTCTTCCCGCAGGAATTGAGGGTGAAGGTTCGTGGCGTGCGAACATTGTTTCCGCCATGGGTAACTCCATCCGCATGAAA ATTGTTTCACCGGCCGATTCGAAGGTCGGTAAATGGAAAATGGACATTGACACTAAATGGAAAAACAACGGCGCCGTTAGCTTCACATTGAAGAGTCCGATTTACGTGATATTCAATCCATGGTGCGAAT ACGACACAGTTTTCCTGGGTGACGAGGACGCTCGACAAGAATACGTCTTGGCTGACGCTGGTCTGATGTGGCGGGGAAGTTACAATCGTCAGCGTCCCGTAATCTGGAAATATTCGCAATTCGAAAAGGACATTCTAGACTGCGCGGTCTACCTCATTACGGATACCGCGAAGGTCCGAATATCCGCTCGGCAAGACCCGGTGACAATATCGCGCAGACTTTCCGGGGCG gTGAACTCGCCTGACGACAATGGAGCGGTGATGGGCAACTGGTCTGCAGATTTCGGCGGCGGAACACCACCGACAAAGTGGATGGGCTCTCAACAGATCCTTCAAGAATATTGGCGGACCAAGAAACCGGTAAAATATGGTCAATGTTGGGTCTTTGCCGGCGTATTGACTACCGTTTGTCGCGCTCTTGGGATCCCATGTCGTCCTGTCACAAATTACTCGAGTGCTCACGACACCCAGGGCAGTCTGACGGTCGACTACTTCATCGATGCTGAGGGCAAGGTCATGGAGGAAATGAACAGCGACTCGATCTG GAACTACCACGTATGGAACGAAGTCTGGATGACGAGACCCGACCTAATGCCCGACTGTGGTGGTTGGCAAGCCATCGATGCGACCCCCCAGGAACTTAGCGAAGACGCCTATCGATGTGGTCCGGCGTCAGTTGCGGCTGTGAAGAAAGGTGAAGTGATGCGTCCCTATGACAACGGATTCCTCTTTGCAGAGGTCAATGCGGATAAGGTGTTCTGGCGATACAATGGACCAGTTCAACCTTTGAAACTTATGCGAAAAGATGCGTACGG CATCGGACGGTCCATCAGTACGAAGGCCGTTGGACGATGGGAACGAGAGGACATTACGCACATGTACAAGTATCCTGAAA AATCTGACGAAGAGAGAGCGGTTATGCTCAAGGCGTTACAGCAGAGCGCATCGTTGTTCAGTCGTTATTATTTGAACGAAGATTTCAACGATATCAAATTTGACTTCGAGCTCAGAGATGACATCATCATTGGAGAACCCTTCAG TGTCGTTCTACTGATGAAGAACAACAGTAGGACGAAGGAGTATCACGTGTCGGTGATAATCCGGGTGGAGGCGGTTCTGTATACTGGACGTGTTGGAGACGCGGTAAAACGTGCAGAAATCACACGTACCGTGGAACCTGGTACGACTGAACAAGTTCGCCTTGACGTTAGTTGGGAAGAATACGGTCCACGTTTGCTCGATCAATGTGCGTTCAACATCGCCTGTCTCGCCACAGTCAAGGACAGCAATTTTGAATACTTCGCGCAGGACGATTTCCGCGTCAGAAAACCTGACATCATAATCCAG GTGAAGGGAGAGTCGATACTTGGCGAGGAGTTGCATGCGACAGCCTCGTTCAAAAACCCCTTACCGATCCCGCTGAAGAAGGGAAGATTCCTTATCGAAGGACCCGGACTGGAAGGGAATATGAAGTTGAAGTTATCGGACACGGTTGAGGTCGGCGGAGAAGCGATTTGTTCGTTTTCAATGGTTCCAAAACTGGAAGGGCGCGCGACCATAGCTgccaaattttattcaaatgaattGGAGGACGTTGACGGTTTCGTAAACTTCATGGTGAAACCGCGAAAGTCATCTACAAATGGCAGATCGTCGAGTGACATTGTCAACGAATAA
- the LOC105692803 gene encoding annulin isoform X3 codes for MGEDRDISVLSVITVDQCIAENSEAHRTSRFDLSNHKDENAKLVVRRGDPFYITLILSRAYNPETDGISLVFALDGVEKPLHGHGTLAATSVLPAGIEGEGSWRANIVSAMGNSIRMKIVSPADSKVGKWKMDIDTKWKNNGAVSFTLKSPIYVIFNPWCEYDTVFLGDEDARQEYVLADAGLMWRGSYNRQRPVIWKYSQFEKDILDCAVYLITDTAKVRISARQDPVTISRRLSGAVNSPDDNGAVMGNWSADFGGGTPPTKWMGSQQILQEYWRTKKPVKYGQCWVFAGVLTTVCRALGIPCRPVTNYSSAHDTQGSLTVDYFIDAEGKVMEEMNSDSIWNYHVWNEVWMTRPDLMPDCGGWQAIDATPQELSEDAYRCGPASVAAVKKGEVMRPYDNGFLFAEVNADKVFWRYNGPVQPLKLMRKDAYGIGRSISTKAVGRWEREDITHMYKYPEKSDEERAVMLKALQQSASLFSRYYLNEDFNDIKFDFELRDDIIIGEPFSVVLLMKNNSRTKEYHVSVIIRVEAVLYTGRVGDAVKRAEITRTVEPGTTEQVRLDVSWEEYGPRLLDQCAFNIACLATVKDSNFEYFAQDDFRVRKPDIIIQVKGESILGEELHATASFKNPLPIPLKKGRFLIEGPGLEGNMKLKLSDTVEVGGEAICSFSMVPKLEGRATIAAKFYSNELEDVDGFVNFMVKPRKSSTNGRSSSDIVNE; via the exons ATGG gGGAGGACAGGGACATCTCGGTTTTGAGCGTCATTACAGTTGACCAATGTATAGCGGAAAACTCTGAGGCCCACAGAACTTCAAGGTTCGATTTATCGAACCATAAGGACGAAAATGCCAAACTGGTTGTACGGAGAGGAGATCCTTTTTATATAACGCTGATCCTTTCACGTGCTTACAACCCCGAGACGGATGGAATATCGTTAGTTTTCGCTCTCGACGGGGTAGAGAAACCGCTTCATGGACACGGTACTTTGGCCGCGACGTCGGTTCTTCCCGCAGGAATTGAGGGTGAAGGTTCGTGGCGTGCGAACATTGTTTCCGCCATGGGTAACTCCATCCGCATGAAA ATTGTTTCACCGGCCGATTCGAAGGTCGGTAAATGGAAAATGGACATTGACACTAAATGGAAAAACAACGGCGCCGTTAGCTTCACATTGAAGAGTCCGATTTACGTGATATTCAATCCATGGTGCGAAT ACGACACAGTTTTCCTGGGTGACGAGGACGCTCGACAAGAATACGTCTTGGCTGACGCTGGTCTGATGTGGCGGGGAAGTTACAATCGTCAGCGTCCCGTAATCTGGAAATATTCGCAATTCGAAAAGGACATTCTAGACTGCGCGGTCTACCTCATTACGGATACCGCGAAGGTCCGAATATCCGCTCGGCAAGACCCGGTGACAATATCGCGCAGACTTTCCGGGGCG gTGAACTCGCCTGACGACAATGGAGCGGTGATGGGCAACTGGTCTGCAGATTTCGGCGGCGGAACACCACCGACAAAGTGGATGGGCTCTCAACAGATCCTTCAAGAATATTGGCGGACCAAGAAACCGGTAAAATATGGTCAATGTTGGGTCTTTGCCGGCGTATTGACTACCGTTTGTCGCGCTCTTGGGATCCCATGTCGTCCTGTCACAAATTACTCGAGTGCTCACGACACCCAGGGCAGTCTGACGGTCGACTACTTCATCGATGCTGAGGGCAAGGTCATGGAGGAAATGAACAGCGACTCGATCTG GAACTACCACGTATGGAACGAAGTCTGGATGACGAGACCCGACCTAATGCCCGACTGTGGTGGTTGGCAAGCCATCGATGCGACCCCCCAGGAACTTAGCGAAGACGCCTATCGATGTGGTCCGGCGTCAGTTGCGGCTGTGAAGAAAGGTGAAGTGATGCGTCCCTATGACAACGGATTCCTCTTTGCAGAGGTCAATGCGGATAAGGTGTTCTGGCGATACAATGGACCAGTTCAACCTTTGAAACTTATGCGAAAAGATGCGTACGG CATCGGACGGTCCATCAGTACGAAGGCCGTTGGACGATGGGAACGAGAGGACATTACGCACATGTACAAGTATCCTGAAA AATCTGACGAAGAGAGAGCGGTTATGCTCAAGGCGTTACAGCAGAGCGCATCGTTGTTCAGTCGTTATTATTTGAACGAAGATTTCAACGATATCAAATTTGACTTCGAGCTCAGAGATGACATCATCATTGGAGAACCCTTCAG TGTCGTTCTACTGATGAAGAACAACAGTAGGACGAAGGAGTATCACGTGTCGGTGATAATCCGGGTGGAGGCGGTTCTGTATACTGGACGTGTTGGAGACGCGGTAAAACGTGCAGAAATCACACGTACCGTGGAACCTGGTACGACTGAACAAGTTCGCCTTGACGTTAGTTGGGAAGAATACGGTCCACGTTTGCTCGATCAATGTGCGTTCAACATCGCCTGTCTCGCCACAGTCAAGGACAGCAATTTTGAATACTTCGCGCAGGACGATTTCCGCGTCAGAAAACCTGACATCATAATCCAG GTGAAGGGAGAGTCGATACTTGGCGAGGAGTTGCATGCGACAGCCTCGTTCAAAAACCCCTTACCGATCCCGCTGAAGAAGGGAAGATTCCTTATCGAAGGACCCGGACTGGAAGGGAATATGAAGTTGAAGTTATCGGACACGGTTGAGGTCGGCGGAGAAGCGATTTGTTCGTTTTCAATGGTTCCAAAACTGGAAGGGCGCGCGACCATAGCTgccaaattttattcaaatgaattGGAGGACGTTGACGGTTTCGTAAACTTCATGGTGAAACCGCGAAAGTCATCTACAAATGGCAGATCGTCGAGTGACATTGTCAACGAATAA